In one window of Haloimpatiens sp. FM7315 DNA:
- a CDS encoding sterile alpha motif-like domain-containing protein — protein sequence MYKNYEDLDHPCCYENLKDNEKEALDKWIKAKFEVAEKAYNKRSSYGLKHDFQRDTGIYVYNGAFKGAMLNAGFKPVDETQLNWNFYIKERIPDGFYSFCIKHYKHNNSILGDFVRDMDKDSKFPKESKDKEEIEDYLYIRNVCKEAMKAFKRAWNYYDKSIKEKK from the coding sequence ATGTATAAAAATTATGAAGATTTAGATCATCCATGTTGTTATGAAAATCTTAAGGATAATGAAAAAGAAGCTTTAGATAAATGGATTAAAGCAAAATTTGAAGTCGCAGAGAAAGCCTACAATAAAAGAAGTAGCTACGGTTTAAAACATGATTTCCAAAGAGATACTGGTATCTATGTATATAATGGAGCCTTTAAAGGAGCTATGCTAAATGCAGGATTTAAACCGGTAGATGAAACACAGTTAAATTGGAATTTTTATATTAAGGAAAGAATACCAGACGGTTTTTATAGTTTCTGTATAAAACATTATAAACATAACAATTCTATCTTAGGGGATTTTGTTAGAGATATGGACAAGGATTCAAAATTTCCTAAAGAGTCAAAGGATAAGGAAGAAATTGAGGATTATTTGTATATAAGGAATGTTTGTAAAGAGGCTATGAAGGCTTTTAAAAGAGCGTGGAATTATTATGATAAGAGTATAAAGGAAAAGAAATAA